tagggcttacaaactattacaaactataaagggaagcacagccgcgagctgcacaggaacacaagcctaccagatgagctaaattacttctatgctcgcttcgaggcaagcaacactgaagcatgcatgagagcatcagctgttccggacgactgtgtgatcactctctctgtagctgatgtgagtaagacctttaaacaggtcgaTATTCACAAGCCCGCGGGCCAAACGGGgaaccaggacgtgtactccgagcatgtgctgaccattactgagtctgtaataccaacatgtttcaagcagaccaccatagtccctgtgcccaagagcacttagctaacctgcctaaattactaccgccccgtagccctcacgtctgtagccatgaagtgctttgaaaggctagtcatggctcacatcaacaccattatcccagaaacctaagacccactctaatttgcataccgccccaacagattcacagatgatgcaatctctattgcactccacattgccctttcccacctggaaaaaaggaacacctatgtgagaatgctattaattgactacagctcagcgttcaacaccatagtgccctcaaagctcatcactaagctaaggaccctgggactaaacacctcgctctgcaactggatcctggacttcctgacgggccgccccccccAGGTgctaagggtaggtaacaacacatacgCCACGCTGagcctcaacacaggggcccctcaggggtgtgtgctcagtcccttgctgtactccctgttcactcatgactgcatggccaggcacgacttcaacaccatcattaagtttcccGACAACACAagagtagtaggcctgatcaccgacaacaatgagacagcctatagggataaggtcagagacctggctgtgtggtgccaggataacaacctctccctcaacgtgatcaagacaaagaagatgattgtggactacaggaaaaggggctgtagtggagcaggttgagagcttcaagttccttgttgtccacatcaccgacaaactatcatggtccaaacacaccaagacagttgtgaagagggcatgacaaagcctattccccctcaggagactgaaaagacttggcatgggacCTAAGATCCTtaaaaaaagttctacagctgcaccatagagagcatgttgactggttgcatcactgcctggtatggcaactgcccaGCCTCCGACAgcgaggcactacagagggtagttgcgtacggcccagtacatcactggtgcctagcttcctgccatccagaacctctatatcaggcggtgtcagaggaagaccccaaaaattgtcaaagtctccagccaccttagtcatagactgctctctcaaatcaaataaaataaaatgttatttgtcacatacacatggttagcagatgttaatgcaagtgtagtgaaatgcttgtgcttctagttccgacagtgcagtaatctaacaagtaatctaacaatctaacaattccccaacaactacctaatacacataaatctaaaggggtgaatgaaaATATGTAGagtgtaagtatatggatgagcgatggccgagcggcataggcaaagTGCAATATATAGTATAAATTACAaaatagtatttagtcagccatcaattgtgcaagttctcccacttaaaaatatgagagaggcctgtaattttcatcatagctacacttcaactatgacagacaaaatgagaaaaaaaatccagaaaatcacattgtaggatttttaataaatttatttgcaaattatggtggaaattaagtatttggtcacctacaaacaagcaagatttctgtctctcacagacctgtaacttcttctttaagaggctactctgtcctccactcgttacctgtattaatggcacctgtttgaacttgttatcagtataaaatacacctgtccacaacctcaaacactccactatggccaagaccaaagagctgtcataggacaccagaaacaaaattgtagacctgcaccaggctgggaaaactgaatctgcaataggtaagcagcttggtttaaagaaatcaactgtgggagcagggtagcctagtggttagagcattggactaaaaggttgcaagttcaaacccccgagctgacaaggtacaaatctgtcgttctgcccctgaacaggcagttaacccactgttcctaggccatcattgaaaataagaatttgttcttaactgacttgcctagttaaataaaggtaaaataaaaataaataaaacattataTGGAAAtcgaagacatacaagaccactgataatctccctcaatctggggctccaatCAAGATcttaccccgtggggtcaaaatgatcacaagaacggtgagcaaaaatccctgaaccacacggggggacctagtgaatgacctgcagagacctGGGACCAAAGTAGCAAAGTACCATCAGCAAgggtattgaagatgaaacgtggctgggtctttcagtggcctagccagtctccagatctcaaccccatagaaaatctttggagggagttgaaagtctgtgttgcccagcaacagccccaaaacatcactggtctagaggatatctgcatggaggaatcggccaaaataccagcaacagtgtgtggaagacttacagaaaacgtttgacctctgtcattgccaacaaagtgtatataacaaagtattgagataaacttttgttattgaccaaatacttattttccaccataatttgcaaataaattcattaaaaatcctacaatgtgaaaattacaggcctctctcatatttttaagtgggagaacttgcacaattggtggctgactaaatacttctttgccccactgtgtgtgtgtgtgtgtatatatatatatatatatatatatatatatatatatatatatatatatatatatatatatatatatataagtaatgtaagatatgtaaacattattaaagtggcattatttagagtgaCATTgtaaaagtgactagtgatccatttattgaaGTGGCCAGTCATTGGGTCTCAGtgaaggcagcagcctctctgagttagtgattgctgtttagcagtctgatggccttgagatagaagctgtttgtcAGCCTCTTTCTACAgcaagcagtactggagcgccggtaccccatgtatctagcctcgctactgtttactgctgttctttaattatttgtttttttatttatgttttacttaacacttaatTTTCTTTAAACCGCTTTGTTGtttatgggcttgtaagtaagcatttcattgtaaggtctactacacctgttgtattcagcgcatgtgacaaatacaactgtattttattttatatatagttAAATAATACGTCATTACGTCGCACAACGTCACCACGTGATCTTTCGTCACTGTTTTGGAATGGCTTCCTGTATCTTCTCTTTTCACGCGCTCTAAGAACATGGATTACTGTTTATCGCTATTAAACCCTTTTTTAAAGAACTGCCATAGAAGAGGCAATACACCAAGAGAAAGATACAGGGCAATACAGAAACGGAAAAGAGAAACCTTCAATACGAACTTAAAATGTTCTTATTCCAGTTACCAGAGGTTGTGCTCTACCACATTATGTCATATTTGGAATATAAGTCTTTGAGTCGCCTTTCTCAAGTTTGCAAAACAATTTACCATTTTGCAAATCGTGACGCCGTATGGAGGAAGATAGCAAAAGAGTTAATAAACACTGGAATTACACGACAAGGAGCAGATGTGTAAGAAATATTGTTTTATTCGTACAATAAGTAGGGTACAGTGGTCGTTTCATGATAAGCATCATGACTTCCCAAGAGTTGTTTACACCTACTTCCACGCGGCTTGCCACAGTTGTTGCCATTCACACCGCTATCCTTCTCGATGCAAAGTTATGCAACACTGTAGCATGCACTACATGGGCTATACTGTTTCAGCATGGTGCCCATGGAAAACGTGTATGTGTTGTAAAAACGCATACAGATAGCCTCGTGGTTACTTGCTGTAGATATCTGAACGGCGTTTACAAATAAGTTGTAGCTGCATAATAACACATTCCTTGTTGCACACAGTCATGGTGCTACATAATCCTGACAAGAACATCCTCGGCCAATGACTGCAGTTATGTCGACATGACGACACTGTTTTTCAGGATACCTTCATTGTATGAAATATATGTAGCCTATTTCCCACTTGCTGCTGTGGAAGCCctgagtctgactgactggtctagAAACACTGTTCTAGAGAACCTAACATTGTGAATTGGACCTGAGCCATTCTGGCATTACTGCCTTCTCCCCCAGCACAGCTACTTATGCCACAGTGACAGCCACTCTTATCAAACCATGGGTCTCCTTTGAGATGCAGTCTAACAGCAGTGTAAATAAACTTGGTAATCCTGCTGAGCGCTACAGGACACCACATCCCACAGCTCTGTGAGAGAAGCAGGCTGTTTCCTCCAGCCCACATCCACCCCCTCTGGCACAGGCCTCCTGAACACATGTGAACACATATGCTAGTGTTCTGGACGACAGTGTTGGGTTCAAGTATGGCAATATGGATCTATTTGAGGCCTCCTGCTATTCCTTGTGATATTCACACCATATCTGCTAATATACAGCACACCATGCTGTAATTCTACGCCTGTTGGGCATTGTTTGTGTGCATTGTCCGTTCTGAGGTTTTATTTTTGTGGTGTTCTTCAAGGGTTATAATTGTGTTATCACATCACTATCCATGTTACAGGTATCCCCACATCCCTCTGAAGGACAGAGTGAAGGTATCTCAGAACTGGTGCCATGGGATCTGCAGAAAGGAAGTCATGCTCAAATGGAGGATtaagtgagtgtgtttgtgagtTTTGGCATCATGGCACCACTGTAGTTTCAGGAGTTTCCCTAATCCATCTCATCTCTTGCGCCACTGAACACACGACAGGCATTGGCTGGTGAACGTTTAGGGAGAAAAAATTGCAAAAGAGGTCCTGAAGAGTTATTGTTAGTTTTTTAATGAAGCTGTATACAAGTAAGTAAGGTATTAAACATTGGAAAATGGTTGCTGAATAGCTTATAGTTCTAGATGTTGGGGCTGAAAAGCTCATTAGGAGTACCAGTAAGCACTATCCAGAGAGTCAATGGTGGGTTTACAATCTATCCCTAGATTACCATTCACAAGGTTTCAACTAGAGAGAGAATCCTGCTCTCCTTTTAGTCATTGTGCCACCTCAAtctgggtgattgtggaggccaggtctgatgcagcactccatcactctccttcttggtcaaatagcccttacacaacctggaggtgtgttgggtcattgtcctgttgaaaaataaattatagtTCCAAGAAGCGCAAACCGAATggatgacgtatcgctgcagaatgctgtggtagccatgctggttgtgtgtgccttgaattctaaatatatcacggatagtgtcaccagcaaagcaccatcacacctcctcctccatgcctcacggtgggaaccacaaatgcagagatcatccattcacctactgcatcttacaaagacacggcggttcaaaccaaacatctcaaatttggactcatcagacctaaggacagatttccaccagtctaacgtccattgctggtgtttcttgacccaagcaactttttttcttcttattggtgtcctttagaagtAGTTTCTtcaaattcaaccatgaaggcctgattcacgcagtctcctctgaacaggatgttgagatgtgtctgttacttgaactctgtgacgcatttatttgggctgcaatctgaggtgcagttaactctaatgaacttgtcctctgcagcagaggtaactctttctttcctgtggtggtcctcgtgaaatccagtttcatcatagcgcttgatggcttttgcaactgcacttgaagaaactttcaaagttcttgaaattttccacattgactgaccttcatgtcttaaaataatgatggactgtcgattctctttgcttatttgagctgttcttgccatatggacttggtcttttaccaaatagggctatcttcagtATActatccctaccttgtcacaacacaacggattggctcaaacgcattaagaagaaattccacaaattaacttttaacaaggcacacctcttaattgaaatgcattccagatgactacctcatgaagctggttgagagaataccaagtgtgtgcaaagctgtcatcgaggcaaaggctggccactttgaagaatctcaaatataaaatgtattttgatttgtttaacacttatttggttactacatgatttcatatgtgttatttcatcgttttgatttattcactattattctataatgtagaaaacagtaaaaaataaagaaaacatcctggaatgagtaggtgtgtccaaacgtttgactagtactgtatgtcAGAGTATTTTCCATTATTTGATTGTGTGTTCCCCCTACAGCTTGTTGCCATGGATACAGCTAGACGGGGATGTGCTGTATCTGTCTCAGGCTGCAAACATCGGAGCGTACCATCTGAGGCCGGACACGGGGAAGCTCCAGCGCAGCCCCATGGCTCTGTTCTCAGGACACCTGGAGGATGTGTGTCGATTTGCTGTGACTGACACACACCTCGTTAGTGGAGGAAGGTAATCAGCAGTAATCACCTTAACTCAAACTCCTGAAAGGAATAATATCAGTGGTTGAAGTTCAGTCTATCATGTTGCTTCAATACTCACTTACCATTATTACTGTTTACATGCTTCAACTAAAGGTCATTGAAGCATCATCACTACTGCACACCCACGGCCATAGAAGCACACTCTCAGTCAAAGATATCACATTCCACTTAATGTACTCATGTCTGTTATAGTGAACTGTTATCTGCCTCTTTCAGTGATGGTAAGATCCTGGTGCACCACAGGAGGAATGGGTTCTCAATGGAGTACTCAGGTCACAACCAGGAAGTGAATTGCCTGGACTGCAGAGGAGGACTGATCGTCAGCGGCTCCAGAGACAGAACAGCCCGGGTGAGACACACTAATATTCTAGCACCCAATGTGTCCGTTTGTTTAGATGATACTGGCTGAAATAGGGCTCCACTGTAGTTTCACATTGGGTGGCAACCAAAGTATGTGTCATATGCAAGCTTGGCGAACAACTTGATATCATTAACTCTGTGTGTTCCACcctggctgcatttacacaggcagcccaattctgataattTTTTTTGACTAATTGGTCTTTAGACCAATCAGCTCTGAACAAGatttgatgtgattggtcaaaagaccaattagtgggaaaatatcagaattgggttcCCTGTGGGAACGCAGCTTCTATGGCACATTAGGGTGTACTGTCAACCACAGACAACTATGGTTTTAATGTTCGTATTTTCTTAATGTTTCCTTTCAGATTTGGACTTTGTCTTCCAACTGCCCCAGAGACACGATCCCTATGAACGACAGGGTGTGGTCTGTGGCTATTAGTCCCACACAGAGGTATGTAATGTACATGCCTAGAATGTCCCAAAACAGTCAAACAGCTACACTAACATCATACATGAGTGCACAAAAGGTGGAGTCCTACCCCCCCGGACAACCCCCATCAGTCAGTACGACACCCTGACTTCAGTTATGCCATTGGCATAAAAACAGTTGTCAGCCACCGGTTTGGGTGATTGTTGAGTTTGGGGCTAGATTAACCTGAGCGGTGGGTTCATTGTCCTCTGTTACTGAATAGGACAATATTTATTTCCCTCAGGTGGTCTGGGGAACGGTGAAAGAGGGATCGAGAGAGGTGAAAAAACCGGATATCAAGGCAAAGCGGGGTTGCCTTCATAGGCCCTTTGATTGCTCAGCCATGTagctacacacccacacacttaaTGATGCTCACACACACGAAAGCAAGCACACgagcacatacatacacacactcgagcgaacacacaccacacacacacacatccttaaTGACACACAGACGCACAAGGCTGTAACAGTATCCCTGCTTCACCACCTGCCCTAGACCGGCAGGCAGCTGATCCTTCAAACTGGCCTTAGCGCCGCCACAGAGTGGAAACACCATGAGTCACAGCAACAAAGGGCAGCTCTCCTCGGCTGACAGGTCCCTGGTCAACTCTGTTAAATTCAGGCAATCAGAGACACCATCATCTTCTGGGTGGATTGTTCATGCATTACATTTCCATGAATTGACTTGAATTTATTCAGGTAGACCTTGAAGAGTGAAACTGTAGTGAGACTGGCTGTTTCTGCTCGTTGACCCCCGCCATACATTCATTCGGTATAAACTCAACTTCACACGCACACTTTTAttgtagaaacacacacagccacagacaGTATGAACTCACTCGAtcgctctgtcacacacacactccttcagTATATAttactctcacacagacacacacattcacgtTGAGCCCCGGTGGCCCTGTCTGCTCAGCCAGAACTTTAGATCTGAGAGTATGGGGCGATTATCCACATCATTAATTCTCCAATTTGCTGGCTGAAATAGCAACCGTGCCTCAGCCTGCTGCCCCCTCATAATAAACCAGCTCCTTCCACACACTGACCAATGACCTGGTTAATTAATAGACCCCTGGAACCGAGGTGTCAACTCGCTGACAAACCTATAAGCCCACCTATCCCCTTGCAACCTCATCACTCCTGGAGCTAAGAGGATACAAGGAGAGAGATGTCATCGCTTAGTCAGTGCTTTGTCAAATATTACATGTGATGGCACCGCCAATTAATTTAAAATCGCCAATTAATTTAAAATGATTGCATGACACAGGTCTTGTTAATAAGGAAATGACTCAAAATCAAACTAATAACCTAGCTCTTTATGGTAGACCTTTCTACTCTACCAACTGTGTCGCATGACCCAGGTGCTATCGCTTACCCGTTAAGGGTCAGTTAGGGGCattgaaagtttgagttttatcttGTTTTAAATGACAGTTGAAAGCGACAGGGAGCAAAATGGTGGGAGCAGCATGTTTTTTTGATTTGGTGGGAGGGGCTCCTTGTGTTTTAAATGTAGTTGTCCCTGCTTTATGCTCACGGAATCtaaagagtgggggggggggtgcagcagGAGACGGGGCTGGTGTGATGTGTGAGATCAGCCTGCCTAACTGTAGTGTTGGTACCATACTGTAGCTACAACTTTAGGGCTGCTTTTCTAAATGTTACATTTGAGTCatgtagcagacgctcttatccagaactaCTTACACtcgtgagtgcatacatttttgtactggtctcacatgggaatcaaacccacaacgcTGGTGTCGCACGCGCCATGCTGTACCAACTAAGCCACACATAATATATGTTATGCTGTCATGATATTGAGTGCGACACTTGCAATTTGAATGCGCCTCAAGAAGAATATAATTTTTTCGCATAGAATGTGACAGGCTGAACAATTGAATAGGTAAACTATTTTACTGTGGGGTTGTCTGATTTTGCTGTTGCTTTCTTTTGTTGTTAGCTGTGGCATATTAAATGGGGTCAACAATTTTTCATCAGATAATTCAAATAACCAAAAGGTACCGGGTCTCAGCTTTGTCTGGCTCTCATTTCGATTGTACTGTAGGTGCTGGGTCTCAGGCTCGGCGGGACCCTGCCCAATTGAATCCCTGCTAACCATATCCACTTTTGTGGTCGGTACTACCACAACTATACTGATATTACCCAATGGCAGTGTTtgccctatattaatttagcagcGGCAGTATGACCATGGGCATTGCGATCAGGTCGTGTGCAGCTGCATTCCGAATTGATGATTACTTGTGTGCTGCAAGCTTTGGGCAGGATTGAAATAAACCCAAACCAAGGGAAACGGTTACGGTACCCTTCATTCCTTGACACACCATTTCTTCCTAGCGTTTTGCAAATCGCCGTTTTGGACGAGATAGACTTTATGATCAAAATGATCATATTTACACATTGTAGTACATTCGGACTCATCGATGCCACATAGGCTGTTTTCAAAAAGAGAAGTTGCTTTTAAAGGCAGTCGCTCTTTAGAACTTTAAAATGTTCTCTCCCGCCCcaaggcaaaatgtgtagaattgcagcaaatgagctttaaaacagcaaaatGTTGTCACTGCAGACAAGATAAGACCCTCTAAAATGTTCAGTCGGAGACGAATGCGGATGGGCAACACCATGCTCCAGCCTATTTATTTAAAGCCGCTATGCTGCATCAGTTTCGCTACAAATTATAATGCTTTTAAAGGGAAACTTATATTTCAGATTGTGTCATTCATTTTGGAGTAGAATGTCCTACCAGAAATGTCCTTCTCACAGTCATTCTACAGAATGAAGCAGCAAATGGAATCTCTGCTACACTGCCGCTGTCGCTGCTTTTCTCATATTCACCC
Above is a genomic segment from Oncorhynchus masou masou isolate Uvic2021 chromosome 23, UVic_Omas_1.1, whole genome shotgun sequence containing:
- the fbxw4 gene encoding F-box/WD repeat-containing protein 4, which encodes MFLFQLPEVVLYHIMSYLEYKSLSRLSQVCKTIYHFANRDAVWRKIAKELINTGITRQGADVYPHIPLKDRVKVSQNWCHGICRKEVMLKWRINLLPWIQLDGDVLYLSQAANIGAYHLRPDTGKLQRSPMALFSGHLEDVCRFAVTDTHLVSGGSDGKILVHHRRNGFSMEYSGHNQEVNCLDCRGGLIVSGSRDRTARIWTLSSNCPRDTIPMNDRVWSVAISPTQSSFVTGTACCANFSPLRIWDVERCELLCCLGSEFRRGAGVLDIVYESPVQLLTCGYDTYIRSWDLRLSPRKCVMEWEEPHDSALYCIQTDGNHMIASGSSYYGVIRTWDKRQTRCLEMFQLSSAVSSPVYCLRFNTSHLYAALATALHSLDFKQGPRPRR